A region from the Lemur catta isolate mLemCat1 chromosome 7, mLemCat1.pri, whole genome shotgun sequence genome encodes:
- the LOC123642368 gene encoding interferon-induced very large GTPase 1-like — protein sequence MATAEHTPVEPVLRDKRRQDLQEMLEEVGLTVEYWLPKLQEDLGVTCRQALQHIEEKDLQKLKSQAKYPWEESALEKLLNLAHSNSLSELQKSRIEKTKEKQEQAAQALKELKDLMSQGKQRNTEAVMSKQAELREAMDIPKEYWLSSKTSLKEVIDNMQKQLELTNLELSQRENLPDEDLVSWASGGLALQGIYKTTDQGGLIEKNENLLTVPKDFSLFGPRQGTRMETVEFTSYEEESRFTQKIEKGGFSAIISGKGEGWGGSLEAGFGGSIHSKYKTTRRKHSEHSYLCSTKFSYIPLASCYFAIDQLQLSKAALQELKYIEDLLGQTADSDRSSLLRHRAKSFFHRFGSHANQGPLHLGGIYWWKAVSEGFHSEQLKEVKQQSAKALDAFISGSFSTPIAKGAGGVKVSGSDSNTTSQNKTSKNLQAEVQFSVAQTGGPPEANGFVQWKAGLIASNQTWFVINQEFQLVPIWDIILSNHRSDFKYPHQVADYLKDHYTAMTRRTAHIQNEEELLSARKEARAFLEDVKSWSISHPEEKLKKLINFMQTFSQKLESYDPWINICLTDWDLQNFLVKIVNFCKETPNCKTKFIKSQLDVLLDPHIYRVTNFPQAHSLVHWIYESEPEQEQVNISQFSELIKILKEAQNDLMEAKVNSESPETVEKSQREATYEVGRALRCLLNNLQETDQPDTQLLLLSIAAGAGYHVENNTFQHLLGCDELNFLLDEIQTAQNKYQELKNICSYRAQAFLVLTVLTATAGVTAISPKEKTQRMALIRHHMGNSFSQEVEHVLTKPGADHDWENLEKDLQLLIDGDYEGTISSLQVEEVRKQLQSLFHGKKQHSKPHDNENKKWEMIENGAFLDLLQRLGLEHDYPKRMSRANFHLIYKTSVYKTQPSSERELPFYFLQKLMMLDYKLRYLVFKDDRNPEHQVYPSASNQENEVFDPFEDSGSPTKPSDTKPRPYIHPMDIQMAIFHCADDFARQYILAKLSICQFALPLVVPNPCTSQIEFSLWSLRQIRRSWQQGKKSIYKTQQMCRVSTPIVSFIRVGNGFSASKSQIMNCLLSKHKHDVFFHRHCRGSSKDCLLMGGLVEMCWFCPGGDDEDGLDNCVTFMNLHGDAKEYERQLTFLKEVSSLIVVLMSTSDNCEENRKIVRDMGQSSRPLICLLDNKEKTTAKTSGQNFQSKVTIGIRNRNAAELTEELTATIRHLLELSDSALSLEDCSRIARTQGFLVDEDQRDCKEAKEKAQSVMALAGEMKLSQMKENLLPLRGQLWHLWCKRDKELYRLREKGNRSIEQHKSEIETDKQKLRHKQLTKAIPLNNVMQSFLQILHEHSEMHTKLYFLQWLSVFLDNLTAEHLEKLCEKHSSLWSLVQTEKEEAPSDNSLKYQQNEIEAISKEISDCTLGIGQFLRETGQIYEALEETSSPKDTLLLSLPQIAADLMISGVPIELMDGDASYVPLKWITAVFDKVSEELGDRRVFILSILGLQSLGKSTLLNALFGLQFTVSAGRCTQGAYMQLLKVEKTFTEELGFDFMLVVDTEGLRSPNFSNKSQNRDNELATFVIGLANLTLINIFGENPAEMQDILQIVVQAFLRMKQVKIFPSCLFVHQNVGDVTAKYQTMEGRRSLQQRLDEMAAIAAKQEQCSDVTCFSDVIKFDVNTHVYYFAHLWDGNPPMAPPNPRYSHNVQELKCKILMTAEQESRGNIMKISDVKFRVQDLWRALLSENFIFSFRNTREVMAMSKLETMYNYWTWQLRSHMLGLQNQLINQIQNGKIQTFKSSTLEATVTEKYEAIEQELEKYFNEDPESEILVQWKANFKNKLISLQDTLISETKRKANELIGFKKCQERLDKKKTDYENELLEKSRKLALTVKGRELNEEELHEKFNQLWEKWVYDVCPTLPQVTEPDPDGDCEEILFHYFKKEINMLKTSGKKFQINFDEHVKMNKNYTTLEVCDKESISRITESIVSKCMETINNICKQKYDYNAIYFHKILRIIEEEVKSASTEEAYTFTSKYTMDLSLCLFQKASENFKQIHREFKRANDPVQYLESKKDDFFMSFKISCQGATSIKTFVDYLWHKLTPAVSTTIWKKMTINLAGDMRATCPEFNGNRANLEKHILISLAEEENFDNYWQYLHNPKSFFRSYIENHIKRYCSDKGSEKIKTLLKISLDGIKNIILSSIHESTAIAKDKSSTVSEWLDLFCDYLGSNLIFPRKDLKSIEHQEIKDIEFLKEAMSTALDPAMKTVEQNCSGMLVEKLIPEIEKILSEHLSGCWKQCPLCKAICTNTIPTHEGDHSAPFHRPQAVNGWYKDTTDHFVIDYCTSSVASKHGIILEDDQKSLYRNYRQAGGDYATWSITPHSSTQPYWKWFISHFRSKLEENYQKKFEGRGEILQAWARITKQNVLDDLKRQ from the coding sequence AGCTGAGGGAAGCAATGGACATCCCCAAAGAGTACTGGCTATCTTCTAAAACATCCCTAAAAGAAGTCATAGACAACATGCAGAAACAACTTGAACTCACAAACCTGGAACTATCCCAGCGGGAAAACCTCCCAGATGAAGATTTGGTGAGCTGGGCATCTGGAGGGTTGGCCCTTCAGGGAATTTACAAAACCACTGACCAAGGGGGCCTGATAGAGAAGAACGAGAACCTACTCACAGTCCCCAAGGACTTCTCACTCTTTGGTCCTAGGCAGGGCACACGGATGGAAACAGTAGAATTTACATCTTATGAAGAAGAATCCAGGTTCACTCAGAAAATAGAGAAGGGGGGATTTAGTGCAATTATCTCAGGCAAGGGTGAAGGTTGGGGAGGTAGTCTCGAAGCTGGTTTTGGTGGCAGCATACATTCAAAATACAAGACAACTCGACGAAAACATTCTGAGCATTCTTATTTGTGCTCAACCAAGTTCAGCTACATCCCCCTGGCCTCCTGCTACTTTGCCATTGATCAGCTCCAGTTATCCAAGGCTGCTCTCCAGGAATTAAAATACATTGAAGACCTTCTGGGTCAGACAGCAGACTCAGACAGATCCTCCTTACTGAGACACAGGGCTAAAAGCTTCTTCCACAGGTTTGGCTCTCATGCTAACCAAGGCCCTCTGCACCTGGGGGGCATCTACTGGTGGAAAGCCGTTTCAGAGGGTTTCCACAGTGAGCAGTTGAAAGAAGTGAAACAGCAGTCAGCAAAGGCCCTGGATGCTTTCATAAGTGGCAGCTTCAGTACACCTATAGCGAAAGGTGCTGGAGGTGTGAAAGTATCAGGCTCTGATTCAAACACAACCTCTCAGAATAAAACTTCCAAAAATCTCCAAGCTGAAGTCCAATTTTCTGTGGCCCAGACAGGTGGCCCACCAGAAGCAAATGGCTTTGTCCAGTGGAAAGCTGGCCTCATTGCCAGCAATCAAACCTGGTTTGTCATTAACCAGGAATTTCAGCTGGTACCCATTTGGGACATCATCCTCTCCAACCACAGAAGTGATTTTAAGTATCCTCATCAGGTGGCTGACTATCTGAAAGACCACTACACTGCTATGACTCGCCGTACTGCCCACATCCAGAATGAAGAGGAATTACTAAGTGCTAGGAAGGAAGCTAGGGCTTTCCTAGAGGATGTGAAATCTTGGAGTATATCTCATCCTGaagagaaacttaaaaaattgataaatttcatGCAAACATTCAGTCAAAAACTAGAGAGTTATGACCCTTGGATTAACATATGCCTCACAGATTGGGATCTGCAGAATTTTCTAGTAAAAATTGTCAACTTTTGCAAAGAGACTCCCAATTGtaaaactaaatttattaaatctcAGTTGGATGTCCTTCTGGATCCTCACATATACAGAGTAACAAACTTCCCTCAGGCTCACTCCCTCGTGCACTGGATCTATGAGTcagagccagagcaagagcaagtcaACATTTCCCAATTTTCCGaattaattaaaatcttaaaagaagcCCAGAATGACCTCATGGAAGCAAAAGTCAACTCTGAGTCCCCAGAAACAGTGGAGAAATCTCAAAGAGAGGCCACTTATGAGGTCGGCAGGGCTCTCCGCTGCTTATTGAATAACCTCCAAGAAACAGACCAGCCAGACACACAGCTCTTGCTACTTTCCATTGCAGCTGGTGCAGGATATCATGTGGAAAACAATACTTTCCAGCATCTCCTTGGGTGTGATGAGTTAAACTTCCTACTGGATGAAATTCAAACTGCACAGAATAAATACCAggagctcaaaaatatttgcagcTACAGGGCTCAAGCATTCCTGGTGCTCACAGTTCTGACAGCCACAGCTGGAGTCACAGCTATATctccaaaagagaaaacacaacGCATGGCATTAATAAGACATCACATGGGAAACTCATTTTCTCAAGAAGTTGAACATGTTCTCACCAAACCTGGAGCAGATCATGATTGGGAAAACCTCGAGAAAGACTTACAATTGCTTATTGATGGAGATTACGAAGGCACCATCTCTTCTTTGCAAGTGGAAGAGGTGAGAAAACAATTGCAGAGTCTCTTCCATGGAAAGAAACAGCACTCTAAACCacatgataatgaaaataagaaatgggAGATGATAGAAAATGGAGCCTTCCTAGACTTACTCCAGCGTCTAGGCCTAGAACATGACTACCCAAAAAGGATGAGCAGAGCTAACTTCCATCTGATCTACAAGACTTCTGTGTACAAAACCCAGCCCAGCTCTGAACGGGAGCTTCCCTTCTATTTCCTGCAGAAGCTGATGATGCTAGATTATAAGCTGAGATACCTGGTCTTCAAAGATGATAGAAACCCAGAACACCAAGTCTATCCAAGTGCCTCTAATCAGGAAAATGAGGTGTTTGATCCATTTGAAGACAGTGGTAGTCCCACTAAGCCTTCAGACACTAAACCTCGACCCTACATTCACCCAATGGATATTCAGATGGCAATTTTTCACTGTGCAGATGATTTTGCCAGACAATATATTTTAGCCAAACTTTCCATTTGTCAGTTTGCCCTCCCTCTTGTGGTGCCTAATCCCTGCACTTCTCAAATTGAATTTTCTCTGTGGTCACTCAGACAAATTAGGAGAAGCTGGCAGCAAGGGAAGAAGAGCATTTATAAAACTCAGCAGATGTGTCGTGTCTCTACCCCTATTGTGTCCTTTATTAGAGTTGGAAATGGCTTCTCTGCTTCCAAATCTCAGATCATGAACTGTCTTCTCAGTAAACATAAACATGATGTGTTTTTTCACCGACACTGCAGAGGAAGCAGCAAAGACTGTCTTTTGATGGGAGGCTTGGTGGAAATGTGTTGGTTCTGTCCTGGAGGGGATGATGAGGATGGACTCGACAACTGTGTGACTTTCATGAATCTTCATGGAGATGCAAAAGAATATGAGCGGCAGCTCACTTTCCTGAAGGAGGTCTCTTCTCTGATTGTGGTCCTTATGTCAACTTCTGATAACTGTGAAGAAAACCGAAAAATTGTCCGTGACATGGGCCAGTCCTCAAGACCTTTGATCTGCTTACTagataacaaagaaaaaaccacGGCCAAAACTTCTGGCCAAAACTTCCAGTCAAAAGTGACAATTGGCATCAGGAATAGAAATGCAGCAGAATTAACAGAAGAGCTCACAGCCACAATCAGACATTTGCTAGAGCTCTCTGACAGTGCTCTCAGCTTAGAGGACTGTTCCCGGATTGCTCGTACACAAGGATTCCTTGTTGATGAAGACCAGAGAGATTGCAAGGAAGCCAAAGAAAAGGCACAGAGTGTAATGGCTCTTGCGGGAGAAATGAAGTtatctcagatgaaggaaaacttaCTACCCCTTCGGGGACAACTGTGGCATCTCTGGTGTAAGAGGGACAAAGAACTCTATCGtctgagagaaaagggaaatcGGAGCATTGAACAACACAAGAGTGAGATTGAGACAGATAAGCAGAAACTACGGCACAAACAGCTGACTAAAGCCATTCCTCTCAATAATGTCATGCAATCTTTCCTTCAAATTCTCCATGAACATTCAGAAATGCACACCAAACTCTACTTCTTGCAGTGGCTGAGTGTGTTTTTAGACAATCTGACTGCAGAACACTTGGAAAAACTGTGTGAGAAGCATAGCTCTTTGTGGTCACTGGTACAAACAGAAAAGGAGGAGGCACCTAGTGACAACTCTCTGAAATACcagcaaaatgaaatagaagcCATCTCCAAAGAGATTAGTGACTGTACCCTGGGAATTGGGCAATTCCTCAGAGAAACTGGACAGATTTATGAAGCTCTAGAAGAAACTTCCTCCCCAAAAGAtacccttctcctctcccttccccaaatTGCTGCAGACCTGATGATATCTGGTGTTCCCATTGAGCTGATGGATGGAGATGCTTCATATGTGCCCTTGAAGTGGATAACAGCTGTTTTTGACAAGGTCTCTGAGGAACTTGGAGACAGACGGGTGTTTATTCTCTCTATTCTTGGCCTGCAGAGCTTAGGGAAGTCCACCCTGCTAAATGCCCTTTTTGGGCTACAGTTCACTGTCAGTGCAGGGAGGTGTACCCAGGGTGCCTACATGCAGCTCCTGAAGGTGGAGAAGACATTCACAGAGGAGCTTGGCTTTGACTTTATGCTTGTGGTGGACACAGAAGGACTTCGATCCCCGAACTTCAGCAACAAATCCCAGAATAGGGACAATGAGTTGGCAACCTTTGTCATTGGACTTGCAAACTTGACTCTGATCAATATTTTCGGGGAGAATCCAGCAGAGATGCAGGATATCCTACAAATAGTTGTCCAAGCCTTTCTGAGGATGAAACAGGTAAAAATCTTCCCAAGTTGCCTCTTTGTCCACCAGAACGTGGGAGACGTTACAGCTAAATACCAAACTATGGAAGGACGAAGGTCACTACAGCAGAGACTAGATGAAATGGCAGCAATAGCTGCTAAACAAGAACAGTGCTCAGACGTAACCTGCTTCAGTGATGTCATTAAGTTTGATGTCAACACTCACGTCTACTACTTTGCTCATCTCTGGGATGGTAATCCCCCAATGGCTCCTCCCAATCCTCGCTATAGCCACAATGTCCAGGAACTGAAATGTAAAATTCTTATGACTGCTGAACAGGAATCCAGGGGAAATATCATGAAGATATCAGATGTAAAATTTCGAGTTCAAGATTTGTGGAGAGCCCTGCTGAGCGAGaactttattttcagtttcagGAACACCCGAGAAGTCATGGCCATGAGCAAACTGGAAACCATGTATAACTACTGGACCTGGCAGCTGAGGAGTCACATGCTGGGCTTGCAGAACCAGCTGATCAACCAGATTCAGAATGGAAAGATTCAGACATTCAAATCAAGCACACTTGAGGCCACagttacagaaaaatatgaaGCTATCGAGCaagaactggaaaaatatttcaatgaagaCCCAGAGAGTGAAATACTGGTTCAAtggaaagcaaattttaaaaataagctaataAGCCTTCAAGACACACTTATTTCAGAGACCAAAAGAAAAGCCAATGAActtattggttttaaaaaatgtcaagaaaggctggataagaaaaagacagattatgaaaatgaattattGGAAAAGAGCCGAAAGTTGGCTTTAACTGTAAAGGGTAGAGAATTGAATGAAGAAGAGTTACATGAGAAATTCAACCAACTTTGGGAAAAATGGGTCTATGATGTGTGCCCAACTCTACCTCAAGTCACAGAGCCTGACCCTGATGGGGATTGTGAAGAAATCCTTTTCCACTATTTCAAAAAGGAGATAAACATGCTGAAGACTTCTGGAAAGAAGTTTCAAATCAATTTTGATGAACATGTCAAAATGAATAAGAACTATACAACATTGGAGGTCTGTGATAAAGAGTCCATTAGTAGGATTACTGAGTCCATTGTTTCAAAATGTATGGAAACTATTAACAACATTTGCAAGCAAAAGTATGATTATAATgcaatttatttccataaaatccTAAGAATAATAGAGGAGGAAGTGAAATCTGCATCTACTGAGGAGGCATATACATTTACAAGTAAATATACCATGGACTTATCTTTGTGTTTATTCCAAAAAGCATCAGAGAATTTTAAGCAAATCCACAGGGAATTTAAGAGAGCAAATGATCCTGTACAATATTTGGAAAGCAAGAAAGATGACTTCTTCATGAGTTTTAAGATCTCCTGCCAAGGAGCAACCTCTATAAAAACGTTTGTTGATTATCTGTGGCACAAGCTCACTCCTGCTGTCTCCACcaccatatggaaaaaaatgaccaTTAACCTTGCTGGGGACATGCGAGCTACCTGCCCTGAATTCAATGGAAACAGGGCTAACCTGGAGAAACACATTCTCATCTCTCTGGCAGAAGAGGAAAATTTTGATAATTACTGGCAATATCTTCATAATCCAAAATCGTTTTTTAGGAGTTACATCGAAAACCATATCAAAAGATATTGTTCAGACAAGGgaagtgaaaaaataaagactcttttaaaaataagtttagatGGCATCAAGAATATCATCCTCTCTTCCATTCACGAATCCACAGCAATAGCTAAAGATAAAAGCAGCACTGTGTCTGAGTGGTTGGATTTGTTCTGCGATTACCTGGGAAGCAACTTGATCTTTCCACGAAAAGACTTGAAAAGCATTGAACACCAGGAGATAAAAGATATTGAGTTTCTCAAAGAAGCCATGAGTACAGCTTTGGATCCTGCAATGAAGACAGTAGAACAAAATTGTTCAGGTATGCTTGTGGAAAAACTGATTCCTGAAATAGAGAAAATCCTCTCTGAACATCTCAGTGGCTGCTGGAAACAATGTCCTCTCTGTAAAGCAATTTGTACAAACACCATTCCTACACATGAAGGAGACCACAGTGCTCCCTTCCACCGTCCTCAGGCTGTCAATGGGTGGTACAAAGATACAACAGATCACTTTGTCATTGATTACTGTACTAGTTCTGTAGCAAGCAAGCATGGAATAATTTTGGAAGATGATCAGAAAAGCTTATATAGGAACTATCGGCAGGCAGGAGGAGATTATGCCACATGGAGTATTACCCCACATTCATCCACCCAGCCATATTGGAAATGGTTTATCTCTCACTTCAGATCAAAGCTAGAAGAAAACTATCAGAAAAAATTTGAAGGTAGAGGTGAAATCCTTCAGGCGTGGGCAAGAATCACAAAGCAGAACGTGCTTGATGACTTGAAAAGACAATAA
- the MRPL17 gene encoding 39S ribosomal protein L17, mitochondrial, producing the protein MRLSVASAISHGRVFRRLGLGPESRIHMLRNLLTGLVRHERIEASWARVDEMRGYAEKLIDYGKLGDTNERAMRMADFWLTEKDLIPKLFQVLAPRYQGQNGGYTRMLQIPNRSEQDRAKMAVIEYKGNCLPPLPLPRRDSNLTLLNQLLQGLRQDLAQNQGARVHSSHTAQTPGI; encoded by the exons ATGCGGCTGTCGGTCGCCTCCGCCATCTCCCACGGCCGCGTATTTCGCCGTCTGGGCCTTGGTCCCGAGTCCCGCATCCACATGTTGCGGAACTTGCTCACGGGACTGGTGCGGCACGAACGCATCGAGGCGTCCTGGGCGCGCGTGGACGAGATGAGGGGCTACGCTGAGAAG CTCATCGACTATGGGAAGCTGGGAGACACCAACGAACGAGCCATGCGCATGGCGGACTTCTGGCTCACG GAGAAGGACTTGATCCCAAAGCTGTTTCAAGTACTGGCCCCTCGGTACCAAGGTCAGAATGGGGGCTACACAAGAATGCTGCAGATCCCAAATCGGAGTGAGCAGGATCGAGCCAAGATGGCAGTGATCGAGTATAAAGGGAActgcctcccaccccttcctctgcctcGCAGAGATAGCAACCTTACACTCCTAAATCAGCTGCTGCAGGGACTGCGGCAGGACCTCGCCCAGAACCAAGGAGCAAGAGTCCACAGCTCCCACACAGCTCAAACACCAGGAATTTAA